Below is a window of Halolamina sp. CBA1230 DNA.
GCGGGTGCTGCCACGACTCGCCGGCGTCGGTCGTCTCGGCGTACCCGTCGCCGGCGGCGACCCACGCGCGGCCCGGCGCGTCGGGATGCGTGTCGATCGTGTGGGTGTCGATCCGGGCGCTCGGAACGCGGTCGGTCCAGTCGACGCCGTCCTCGCCGAGTCGTGCGCGGAGGAGTGCGCCGGCCTCGACGGCGACGTGCAGCAGGGCTGTGTCGCCCGGATCGGGTTCGATCCAGCGGATGTGGTGGGTGTCGGGGCGTGGCGGGAACGACCATTCGTCCGACGACGGGAGGTCGGTGAGTCCCGGGAGCCCTTCGAACGTCTCCCCGCCGTCCGTACTCCGGTAGAGGCGGCTGGGTTCCGTGCCGGCGTAGACTGTTTCGGGATCCTCGGGGTCGACTGCGAGCGAGGTGACCGCGTCCTGCTCGATCCCGTCGGCGCGGCGCCACGACTCCCCGTCGTCGGTCGATCGCTGGAGGCCGTGTTCGAACGTGCCGACGAGGACGGCGCCCTCCGTGACGGCGACACACTCGGTCTGGGAGTCGAACGGCTGCTCGCGGATCAGCGTCTCGCTGTCCGTGTCGACGACGAACAGGGCGTCCTCGTAGACGGCGTAGGCGATGGACATACCCGGAGAGAGGGGAGGGAGCGTCGAAAAGGTAGCGCCGGCGACTAGTCAGGTCGTTAGTCGTCGTTCGCGGCGGTGGCGGCCTCCTCGGCCGCAGCGTCGTCGGCGGACTCCTTCGCGGGCTTCCGCCGGTCCGCGCGTGGCCCCTCCATCTCGACTTTCGGGAGGTAGTCACGGAGGTAGCGACCGGTGTGGGACTCGTCGACCTGCGCGACTTCTTCCGGCGTGCCGCTGGCGACGACCTCGCCGCCGCCCTCGCCGCCCTCGGGACCCAGATCGACCACATTATCGGCGTTTTTCACGAGGTCGAGTTCGTGCTCGACGACGACGACGGTGTTGCCGTTGTCGGTCAGGCGCTGGAGCACCTCGATCAGCTTGCGCTCGTCCTCCTTGTGGAGCCCCGTGGTCGGCTCGTCGAGCAGGTACAGCGTGTCGCCGGTCTGCTTCTTGCCCAGTTCCTCCGCGAGCTTCACGCGCTGGGCTTCGCCGCCCGAGAGCGTCGTGGAGGGCTGGCCGAGCTTCATGTAGCCCAGGCCGACGTCCTTCAGGAGCTTGAGCCGGCGGCGGAGCTGGGAGTTGGCCTCGAAGAAGTCGTACGCTTCCTCGACGTCCATGTCGAGTACGTCGGCGATGGTCTTCCCCTTGAACTCCACGTCGAGCGTCTCGTCGTTGTAGCGCGCGCCGCCACACTCCTCGCAGGGGACGTGGACGTCCGAGAGGAAGTTCATCTCGATCTTGACGGTGCCCTGCCCGCCACACTCCTCACAGCGGCCGCCCTTGACGTTGAACGAGAAGCGGCCCTTGTCGTAGCCGCGCTGCTGGGCCAGTTTCGTCTGGGCGAACGCCTCGCGGATGTGATCGAACACGCCGGTGTACGTCGCGGGGTTCGATCGCGGGGTGCGACCGATCGGCGACTGGTCGATGAGTCGCACCGTCTCGATGTTCTCCGTGCCATCGATAGCGTCGTGCTCGCCGGGGTCGACGCTGGTGTTGTCGTTCATGTTCCGGGCCAGCCCCTTGTACAGCACGTCGTGCATCAACGTGGACTTGCCCGACCCTGAGACGCCCGTGATGGCGGTGAACTGCCCGATCGGGAGGTCGACGTCGACGTCCTTGAGGTTGTGCTGGCGCGCGCCGACGACCGTGAGCGCCTCGTCGCTCTCCCGGCGCTCGTCGGGGATGGGCACCTCCTTCCGGCCGGCGAGGTAGTCGCCGGTGATCGACTCCTCGGTGTCCACGATGTCGTCGAAGTCGCCCTGGGCGACGATCTCGCCGCCGCGTTTGCCCGGGCCAGGGCCCATGTCGATCACGTGGTCGGCGCGGCGCATCGTCTCCTCGTCGTGCTCGACCACGATCAGCGTGTTGCCGAGGTCTCTGAGTCCTTCGAGCGTGTTCAGCAGGCGGTCGTTGTCGCGCTGGTGGAGGCCGATCGAGGGCTCGTCGAGCACGTACAGCACGCCGACGAGGCCGGAGCCGACCTGTGTGGCCAGCCGGATGCGCTGGCTCTCGCCGCCCGAGAGCGTGGAGGCCTCGCGGTCGAGTGTGAGGTAGTCGAGCCCGACCTCCTCCATGAAGCCGAGCCGGGCGCGGATCTCCTTCAGGATCTCCTCGGCGATCGTGCGGTCGCGCTCGGAGAGGTTCGCCTCCATCCCCTCGAAATGTTCGCGGGCGTCGGCGATGCTGAGCTGATTGACCTCGGTGATGTCGGTGCCGTCGACGAGCACGGAGCGCGATTGGGGTTTGAGCCGCGTGCCGTCACAGGCCGGGCAGGTGGTGACGGCCATGTACTCCTCGATATGCTCGCGGGTGGAGTCGCTGTCCGTCTCGACGTGGCGGCGTTCGAGGTTGGGGATGACGCCCTCGAAGCGCTTCTCCTTCCGTCGAGTGCCGTTCTTGGTCTGTCGTTCGAACACCACCTCGTCGTCGGTGCCGTAGAGGAACTGGCGCTGCTGGTCGTCGGTGAGTTCGGCGAACGGCGTCGTCACGTCGACGCCGAAGTGGTCGGCGACGCTGTCGATCCGCGTGCGGTAGTACGAGCGGTTGTAGCTCCAGGCCTCGAACACGTCCTTGAGCGGCTTGTCGGGGTCGACCACCACGAGATCCTCGTCGACCTCCTTCGTCTCGCCGATCCCCTCACACTCCGGGCAAGCGCCGTGGGGAGAGTTGAACGAAAAGGAGCGCGTCTCGATCTCGGAGAAGTCGATCCCGCAGTGCGTGCAGGCGAGCTCTTCCGAGAACTCGACGACGAGTCGGTCGTCTCCGTCGGCGTTGTCGCCCTCGGCGTCGGCGAGGTCGCCGGTGCTCCGGGAGACGTTGCCGCCGAACGACTCGGGCAGGTCCTCGGGCGGCGACGGGAGAATGGTCTTCAGCACGCCGCCGCCCTCCTCGAGCGCGGTCTCGACGGAGTCGGTGATCCGGGAGCGGTCCTCCTCCTGGACCTTCACGCGGTCGACCACCACGTCGATCGTGTGGTCGTAGTTCTCGTCGAGGTCCGGGTCGTCGGTGGTGAGGTCGTAGCGCTCGCCGTCGACCTCGACGCGGGCGTACCCCTCGGAGACGAGCTCCTCGAACAGGTCCTCGAAAGCGCCTTTCTGGTCGCGCACGACGGGGGCAGCGATCTTCGCACGGGTCCCTTCGGGCAGTTCGAACAGTCGGCGCACCATCTGCTGGGCGCTCTGGGTGCCGACCTCGCGCCCGCACTCCGGACAGTGGGGCGTGCCGACGCGGGCGTACAGCAGGCGCAGGTAGTCGTGCAGTTCCGTGACCGTGCCGACGGTCGATCGGGGGTTGTTCGCCGCGTTCTTCTGGTCGATGGAGATGGCCGGCGAGAGCCCCTCGACGGAGTCGACCTGCGGCTTGTCCATCTGGCCCAGGAAGTTCCGGGCGTACGCCGACAGGCTCTCGATGTAGCGGCGCTGCCCCTCGGCGTAGACGGTGTCGAACGCCAACGAGGACTTCCCCGACCCCGAGAGCCCGGTGACGACGCTGAACTCCTCCCGTGGGATCTCCACGTCGAGGTCGGCGAGGTTGTTCTCTTCGGCCCCGCGGACCTCGATGAAGTCCTTACTCATTCGGCGCCAGCTACGACGTGAGCAGGGTTGAACCCGTCGGTCGCGGGGGATAACCGCACACGCCAAAAACGGTTCTCGACGGCCCGACGGGTCAGCGCCGGATGGTGATCGTGTGGACCGTGACTTTCCCACAGCTGGGACAGGCGTGCTCGTAGCGGACCTCCGCGCCGTCGGTCTCGCTGGCCCACTTGCCGTCGGCGTCGTCGTAGCCACACGCCGGACAGACCGTCTCGACGTGGTCGTAGCGGTCCCGGAGCGTGTCGAGGGGGTTCATCCCGCGGCTGTTCGTGGCCATAGGGTGGATGTTGGACGGCGATCGACTAAGCTCTTGTGCATAGTTCACACGGATCATACCCTGGGTCGACAGGAGGATCGTTGTCCTCGCTTGTGTCCGAAACCGGCCGACTGGGGACGAACGACTCGGCAGTTCGGAAAACGTGGTCGCCGATCAGGCGGGGACGACCGTGATCTGCTGTTTGCGGTCGATCGCGTCCTCGAGTTCCTCCGCGATCGCGGAGCCCCGGGACACCTGCACGTCGCCGCCGCGGCCGACCGTCGCGGTGAACAGGTAGTCGCCGCCGGCGCGGACCTCGACGGTCTCGCCGACGTGTTCGTCGAGCCGGAGCACGACGTGACGGGCGGTGATCTCGGGCTCGACCACCTCGCCCTGCGGGGAGCCGACCGACTCGCCGCCGTTGGCGGTCGCGGGCTCGGGGTTCTCGTCGTGGGTGCGCACGTCGATGTCGATGCCGAGGCGGTCCTCGATCTCGCTGATCCGGCCGCCACCTTTCCCGATCACGTAGGAGATGTCGTCCTCCTCGACGTAGACGACTGCGCGGTCCTGCCCCTGCAGTTCGACCTCGACGTGGCCGCGGGCGACCGACTGGATCTCGCGTTCGATCTCCTGTTTGGCGATGCGGTTCACGCCGCTGTCCTCCCCCTCGTCGTCGAGCGGGACGGTGACGACCTGGCGGTTGAACGTGTAGATCTCGTACTTCGGCTCGCCCGTCTCTGTGTCCGAGACCATGATCACCGGGCGCGCGAGGTCCTCGGCGGTGAGCCCGGCGGGCACCTTCACCTCGGTCTCCACGTCGTAGACGGTGTGGATCCCCCCGGCCTCGATGTAGACGACGGTGTCGACGACCTGCGGGATCATCCCGAGTTCGACGCGGCCGACGAGCCGTTGGAGCGCGTCGATCGCCCGGGTCGCGTGGACGACGCCGATCATGCCGACGCCCGCGAGCCGCATGTCCGCGAACGTCTCGAAGTCGCTGGACTTGCGGACCTCGTCGTAGACGGTGTAGTCCGGCCGGACCATCAGCAGCGAGTCGGCGGTGTTCTCCATCGAGCCGCCCAGCTCGGTGTACTGGGTGATCTCGGGGCCGACCTGGAGGTCGCGGGGTTTCTCCATCGTCTTGACCGCGAAGTCGTTGTCGTTGAGGTACTCCGCGACCGCCTGGGCGAACGTGGACTTCCCGGCGCCGGGCGCGCCCGAGATCAGCACGCCGCGCTGGTGCTCGGTGAACCGCTGTTTGAGTTCGTCGGCCATCGCGTAGTCGTCGATGGTGGTCTTCGCGACCGGCCGGACGGCCGTGATCTCGATGGCGTCCGCGAAGGGCGGCCGGGCGACCGCGATCCGGTAGTCGCGGTACTGGACGATATCCATCCCCTCCTCGCTGAGTTCGATGAACCCCTCCGAGGAGGCGCGGGCGGTCTCGATCACCTCGGTCGCCCACTCCTCCATCTGCTCGTCGCTGGTGGGCTCGTCGGCGATGCGTTCGTACGTCATCTCGCCGATGGTCCCCCGCTTGGCCTTCGGCCGGGTGTCCGAGCGGAGGTGGAGGCTCATCGTGTCCTCGGTGAAGAACTGCTCGATGGCCAGCCCCTCGCTCTCGGGCTCGGCGGACTCGGTGTCGACGACGGGTTCGACGTAGTCCACGTCGAGCCCCTTCGCGCGGGCGACCTCCGCCTGCACGCCGTCGCTGGTGAGCAGCGTCGCGGCCTGCTGGGCGGCGATATCGCGGATCAGCGCGTCGATGTCACCTTCGCCGGCGCCCTCGGTCTCGGCGGCGTTGGGTCGACGGCCGACGTACTCGATCTCGATCTCCCCCTCGTCGGCGTAGTCGGCGAGGCGCTGAAGCTCCTCCAGCCCCTTCCAGCCGGGATCGTACCCCGCGTTGGCCTGGGCTTCGAGCTCGCCGACGACGGCTTCGGGGACGTAGACGGTGACACCCTCGTAGCGCCCGTCGGCGACGCGTTCGGAGACGCGGCCGTCGACGACGACGCTGGTGTCGGGAACGACGTTCACGGGCGAAGTAGGCGGTGGAGGCTCAAAAGGGTGTATATACCCCACGTCGGGGTGTTTCCGGCCGGGCGGCCAACACCGGCCGCCCGGCGGCTCCGAACGACTCCCACACAGCGTCGCCACTCCGTACGAGGCGTCGCTCGCTCCGTCAGTCGGTCTCCGATGCGCCAGCCGTCCGCTACGACGGTGGTTCCCGTCGGAACCCGCCTCAACGGGGTTCACTCCCATGTTAGAGAGTGTCACACAAATATCTGGCGGCGGCCCGGGGGACGTAGCCACTGCCCAACCAGGAGCGGAGGGAGAACGAACCACCCGTCAGAGCCTCGATGTTCGACGAGTGACGGGGGAGCGGACGCCTGCGCTACTTGCTGTTGCCGTTCCCGCCGACGGCGTCGACCACTGCCGGCAGGTCGAGGTGGCCGGCGCCGTGGTACGTCCCGCCCTCGTCGGGCATCGATGCCGTCTCCTGGATCACCGACTCGACCTCCTCGACGGTGGCGTCGGGGTTCAGCGAGCGCACGAGTGCGGCCGCGCCGGTCACCTGCGGCGCCGCCATCGAGGTGCCGGCCTTCCAGCCGTAGGAGGCGGTCTGCTCGCCGTCGGGGCCGGCGACGTTGATCGTGGAGTAGACGAGATCGTTGTACGCGTCCTCGTTACCCGCGTTGATCGCCTCGAGGTCGTAGTTCCCGCCGCCCGCGCTCACGTCGACGGCGTCGCCGTAGTTGGTGTACGGCGCGGGGTCGGTCGTCGGCTCCTCCAGGCGGTTGCCGGTGAGCCACTTCGCCTCGTTGTCGCTGTGCTTGCCGCCCCAGCCGTAGCCGATCGGGCCGGTCGCGCTCACGCCGAACACGCCGTCTGCCTCCGTCGGGAGCACGAGCGTGTTCTCGGCGTCCATATCCAGTCCGGCGTTGCCCGCGGAGTTGACGACCACCGTCCCCTGCGAACGGACGTCGTTCGCGACCTGGCTGATCATCTGCTCCAGCGCGATCAGGCTGGGGTACTCGACGGTGTCCGAGACCGTGTAGCCGACGCTGTAGTTGATGGCGTCACAGCCGACCGACGCGGCGTACTCCCAGCCGGCGAGCCCGTCGCCCGCGTACCCCTGCAGCCCGGAGAACATCCGCACCGCGACGATCTCGGTGTCCGGCGCCGTCCCGAGCACGCCGCCGTCGGGGCCGTCGTTGTCGTTCGTGGCCGCGATAGTGCCCGCGACGTGGGTACCGTGGTTGCCCGCGCCGTTGGGTCGGAAGTCGTACGGGTCGCCGGTGATGTTGATCGAGAGCTCCTCGTTGACGACGTCCTCCAGGTCGGGGTGGTCGTCCCACACGCCGGAGTCGACGACCGCGACCCGGGTGCCCTCGCCCGTCGTCGTGTCGTGGACGAACTTCCCGCCGCCGGGCTTGTCGGTGAGTTCGCCGGCGACCTCCTGCTCGCGTTTGTCCCACTGGAACTCCGTGTTGCTCGGCGGCCCGTCGTGGTTGTGGCTCGCGGCGTTGCCCGACGCCTCCCGACCGTCGGCCTCGACGACCGCGCCGGTGTCGTCGTCGCTCAGGTCGATCTCGACGTCCGGCGCCGTCGCCGTCGGCCCACCGACGCGGGACTGGTCGCCGCGGGCGACCAGCACGTCCGCCGACGAGAGGTCGTGGACGATCTCCACGTCGTCGGGGATCTCGCTCCGCTCGACCTTCCGGAGGTTGATCAGGAACCGCCCGGTCTCGCCGTCGCCGGTCGCGACGGCGCTGCCCGTCGCCAGCGCCGACCCACCGATCACGCCCGCTGTGCCCTTGAGGAACGTTCGCCTGGTACTGTCTCGCATCCACACGCAATGAACGAACTGCTGTAAAAAAGGTTATGCAAGCTGCCGATAAATGTAACTCACTAAACTGTAGGAATAGCGAACAGTTCGGCGGGCGCTATCGAGCTGAGGGGTTCGAGGCGTCCGAAAAGGGCGGATCAGTCGATGTGGCCTTCGCGGCGCAGCTGCTCGGCGTCCTGTTCGTCGTAGCGCCACTCGATGTTCCCCTTCTCGTCCTGCCAGTCCCAGGGTTCGA
It encodes the following:
- a CDS encoding S8 family serine peptidase, encoding MRDSTRRTFLKGTAGVIGGSALATGSAVATGDGETGRFLINLRKVERSEIPDDVEIVHDLSSADVLVARGDQSRVGGPTATAPDVEIDLSDDDTGAVVEADGREASGNAASHNHDGPPSNTEFQWDKREQEVAGELTDKPGGGKFVHDTTTGEGTRVAVVDSGVWDDHPDLEDVVNEELSINITGDPYDFRPNGAGNHGTHVAGTIAATNDNDGPDGGVLGTAPDTEIVAVRMFSGLQGYAGDGLAGWEYAASVGCDAINYSVGYTVSDTVEYPSLIALEQMISQVANDVRSQGTVVVNSAGNAGLDMDAENTLVLPTEADGVFGVSATGPIGYGWGGKHSDNEAKWLTGNRLEEPTTDPAPYTNYGDAVDVSAGGGNYDLEAINAGNEDAYNDLVYSTINVAGPDGEQTASYGWKAGTSMAAPQVTGAAALVRSLNPDATVEEVESVIQETASMPDEGGTYHGAGHLDLPAVVDAVGGNGNSK
- a CDS encoding HVO_0649 family zinc finger protein, whose product is MATNSRGMNPLDTLRDRYDHVETVCPACGYDDADGKWASETDGAEVRYEHACPSCGKVTVHTITIRR
- the uvrA gene encoding excinuclease ABC subunit UvrA, with the translated sequence MSKDFIEVRGAEENNLADLDVEIPREEFSVVTGLSGSGKSSLAFDTVYAEGQRRYIESLSAYARNFLGQMDKPQVDSVEGLSPAISIDQKNAANNPRSTVGTVTELHDYLRLLYARVGTPHCPECGREVGTQSAQQMVRRLFELPEGTRAKIAAPVVRDQKGAFEDLFEELVSEGYARVEVDGERYDLTTDDPDLDENYDHTIDVVVDRVKVQEEDRSRITDSVETALEEGGGVLKTILPSPPEDLPESFGGNVSRSTGDLADAEGDNADGDDRLVVEFSEELACTHCGIDFSEIETRSFSFNSPHGACPECEGIGETKEVDEDLVVVDPDKPLKDVFEAWSYNRSYYRTRIDSVADHFGVDVTTPFAELTDDQQRQFLYGTDDEVVFERQTKNGTRRKEKRFEGVIPNLERRHVETDSDSTREHIEEYMAVTTCPACDGTRLKPQSRSVLVDGTDITEVNQLSIADAREHFEGMEANLSERDRTIAEEILKEIRARLGFMEEVGLDYLTLDREASTLSGGESQRIRLATQVGSGLVGVLYVLDEPSIGLHQRDNDRLLNTLEGLRDLGNTLIVVEHDEETMRRADHVIDMGPGPGKRGGEIVAQGDFDDIVDTEESITGDYLAGRKEVPIPDERRESDEALTVVGARQHNLKDVDVDLPIGQFTAITGVSGSGKSTLMHDVLYKGLARNMNDNTSVDPGEHDAIDGTENIETVRLIDQSPIGRTPRSNPATYTGVFDHIREAFAQTKLAQQRGYDKGRFSFNVKGGRCEECGGQGTVKIEMNFLSDVHVPCEECGGARYNDETLDVEFKGKTIADVLDMDVEEAYDFFEANSQLRRRLKLLKDVGLGYMKLGQPSTTLSGGEAQRVKLAEELGKKQTGDTLYLLDEPTTGLHKEDERKLIEVLQRLTDNGNTVVVVEHELDLVKNADNVVDLGPEGGEGGGEVVASGTPEEVAQVDESHTGRYLRDYLPKVEMEGPRADRRKPAKESADDAAAEEAATAANDD
- a CDS encoding PINc/VapC family ATPase; protein product: MNVVPDTSVVVDGRVSERVADGRYEGVTVYVPEAVVGELEAQANAGYDPGWKGLEELQRLADYADEGEIEIEYVGRRPNAAETEGAGEGDIDALIRDIAAQQAATLLTSDGVQAEVARAKGLDVDYVEPVVDTESAEPESEGLAIEQFFTEDTMSLHLRSDTRPKAKRGTIGEMTYERIADEPTSDEQMEEWATEVIETARASSEGFIELSEEGMDIVQYRDYRIAVARPPFADAIEITAVRPVAKTTIDDYAMADELKQRFTEHQRGVLISGAPGAGKSTFAQAVAEYLNDNDFAVKTMEKPRDLQVGPEITQYTELGGSMENTADSLLMVRPDYTVYDEVRKSSDFETFADMRLAGVGMIGVVHATRAIDALQRLVGRVELGMIPQVVDTVVYIEAGGIHTVYDVETEVKVPAGLTAEDLARPVIMVSDTETGEPKYEIYTFNRQVVTVPLDDEGEDSGVNRIAKQEIEREIQSVARGHVEVELQGQDRAVVYVEEDDISYVIGKGGGRISEIEDRLGIDIDVRTHDENPEPATANGGESVGSPQGEVVEPEITARHVVLRLDEHVGETVEVRAGGDYLFTATVGRGGDVQVSRGSAIAEELEDAIDRKQQITVVPA